The segment TCTGGCAATAAATTTTACTCTTGTATCTATATTGATATCATCTAAAGAGTTGAAATTGAGTGTTATATATGAGTTTTCATTCAAAGCGATTTTGACAAAAAAAGTTTCTGAATGGGCAAATACGGATAGGGATAACAAAAGGAATACCGTCAAAAGGTTTTTCATAAGTAATGTTATTGCCCCTGATTATAAGCAATATTTACAACGTAGGAATTTTGAGATTTTTCGAGGTGTTCAAAAACCATTCTCTCTTCTTCCTGCAAAGCAAAATTGTTTTTATCATTTTTGGTGTATTTAGCAATTAATAATGCAGATAAAATGAGAATGAGAGTGGCTATCTTATAAAAAAGTTTAACGGATGACCGTTTTTTTGATGTAGAGCTGGAGGAATTTATTTTAGTCATTATATTTTTTGATAAATCAATATTTTTTTTATGTGGGGTATTTAAAAAACTCTCTTTGATATTTGACTTTATTTTTGTGATATTTGAAAGATATATTTTACATTCTTCACAAGAAGAAAGGTGGGAAAGAAGCTCTAATTCATTAATATTATCGATTTCGTTGTCTAAAAAGTCATTGATAAATTTACGATACTTTATACAAGCCATCCGCCAACCCCTGTTTGATTAATCTTTCTTTTATAATCTGACGAGCATTGAATAGTCTGGATCTAACAGTTCCTATTGGTATTTTCAATATATCGGCGATCTCCTCATAGCTCATGTCTTCCACTTCCCGTAAGATTATGACAGTTCTAAGTTTGGAAGGTAAAGAGTCCACATATTTTTTTACGTATCTTCTTATCTCTTCATCAAGTAGCTCTTTTTCAGGATTCTTTTCATCGGTAATGGAATTAAAAAAGTAGTCATCTTCATCCTGATCCTCATTATACATATCCACAAAACGTTTATTTCTATCGATTTTCATTAAAGATTCATTTATGGCAATACGCTTTATCCATGGATAGAATTGATCTTTATTCCTGAGGTTTGGCAAACTTTCATAGGCTTTTAAAAAAGCTTCCTGAACTATATCCATCGTTAGATCTTCATCTTTTACAATGTTAAATACTGTGGAAAATAACTGTTTCTGGTATTTTAATATCAATAATTCATAAACTTCAGTTTTACCATTTAAAATTTCATCCACAAGAATCTGATCGCTCATATTTTCCTCCATTTCCATGACTGTATGATAGATTCTTTTTAAAAAAGTTCAAGATAATTTTATTTGTGACGATAAAGTTTTTATTAAATTTCTTTACAAAAAATTTTTTTTGTTATAATAAAATTATATATTGATAGGGGTGGTATATGCGTAGGTTTTCTATTGAAAGGATGTTATTGTTTTTCCTTGTTATTAATGGCTTATTGGCAGTTTTGTTTGGTTTGTATAATATTTATCTTATAAGTTCACTCGAAAGTCTGCCTAAAGATCAGATTCAATCGGTAATTTCCCAGCTGACTATTATTAATTATTTTATCGTTGTTGGTGTTCCTGTAGGGCTTGTGATTACCTATTTTGTTATCTATAGAACTTTCATTGTAAGGATGGAAAGTTTAAATGAAAAACTGGTACTGATATCGAAGGGGGATTACTCTTTAAAGCTTGATGATTGTCAGGGTGTAATGGGCAAGGTTGTAAACAATATCAATAACGTAGTTGATAAAAGTAGACATCTTTTAAAAACTACAAAATTAAATGTCTCTGCATTGGGTAATGCCGCAGATGAATTGAAGAAATCCCAGAGCTATGTTCTTAATGAATTAAAACATATACAGGATAGTGCCAATAGTGTTTCTTCTGCTGCAGAAGAGCTTACGGCCACGAGTAGCAGCATTGTTGATAACTGCCGTAGAACCCTTGACAGCACAATAGAGCTTTCGAAAAACTCTGAAATAGGTATTTCAAATGCCACAAAGTTGAAAAATCAAATTAATGAGATATCTGAATCTATTATTTTGCTGAATAAGAATATATCAGATTTCATCAAAAGATATGAGCAGATTGAGAAGTTTACAGCCACCATCAATGATATAGCAGATCAAACAAATCTTCTTGCTTTAAATGCAGCTATAGAGGCTGCAAGAGCAGGGGAGTCTGGTAGAGGTTTTGCCGTTGTTGCGGATGAAGTGAGGAAACTTTCTCTTAAAACCACCGATTCCACAAAAGAGATAAAAACTGTCATATCTGGTTTGAATGCTGAGATGAAGCAAATAGGTAAGATTATTAGCGAAAATGTTTCAAAAATTGATGCAGGGGTGGAGATTACTGGGGAAACTATTGAGAATTTCAACTATATGAACAATCATATAAGAGAAATCGTAGAGCTTGTTGATGGCGTATTAAGATCTATGGAGGAGGAGAACCTGGCGATATCTGATATTTCCCATAATATAACCGGTGTGTCACACAAGTTGGAGGGACTTTTACACTCTTCAGAGGAGTTTGTCAGGGCTGGAGATTCATTGAGATCTATATCCAATGAGATGGATGATGAATTAAAAGAGATTAACGTGGGTAAAACTGATGAGCTTATATCCTGGAGCAAAAAGATCGAAACTGGTATTAAAAAATTTGACGATCAGCACAAAGAGCTCGTTAGATTGTTGAATAAATTTTATACTGCAATTAATGAGGGACGTTCTAAAGCTGTATTGGGTGAGATATTAAATGAGCTTGCAAATTACACCGTGTACCATTTTCAGTCGGAAGAAGATGCTTTCA is part of the Calditerrivibrio nitroreducens DSM 19672 genome and harbors:
- a CDS encoding zf-HC2 domain-containing protein; the encoded protein is MACIKYRKFINDFLDNEIDNINELELLSHLSSCEECKIYLSNITKIKSNIKESFLNTPHKKNIDLSKNIMTKINSSSSTSKKRSSVKLFYKIATLILILSALLIAKYTKNDKNNFALQEEERMVFEHLEKSQNSYVVNIAYNQGQ
- a CDS encoding RNA polymerase sigma factor, coding for MSDQILVDEILNGKTEVYELLILKYQKQLFSTVFNIVKDEDLTMDIVQEAFLKAYESLPNLRNKDQFYPWIKRIAINESLMKIDRNKRFVDMYNEDQDEDDYFFNSITDEKNPEKELLDEEIRRYVKKYVDSLPSKLRTVIILREVEDMSYEEIADILKIPIGTVRSRLFNARQIIKERLIKQGLADGLYKVS
- a CDS encoding bacteriohemerythrin is translated as MRRFSIERMLLFFLVINGLLAVLFGLYNIYLISSLESLPKDQIQSVISQLTIINYFIVVGVPVGLVITYFVIYRTFIVRMESLNEKLVLISKGDYSLKLDDCQGVMGKVVNNINNVVDKSRHLLKTTKLNVSALGNAADELKKSQSYVLNELKHIQDSANSVSSAAEELTATSSSIVDNCRRTLDSTIELSKNSEIGISNATKLKNQINEISESIILLNKNISDFIKRYEQIEKFTATINDIADQTNLLALNAAIEAARAGESGRGFAVVADEVRKLSLKTTDSTKEIKTVISGLNAEMKQIGKIISENVSKIDAGVEITGETIENFNYMNNHIREIVELVDGVLRSMEEENLAISDISHNITGVSHKLEGLLHSSEEFVRAGDSLRSISNEMDDELKEINVGKTDELISWSKKIETGIKKFDDQHKELVRLLNKFYTAINEGRSKAVLGEILNELANYTVYHFQSEEDAFRLFNFPEKDEHIRIHKDLVNQVLKVIKDFESGKDVVSVNLLQFLKEWVVKHIMGDDMKYAKYFKETGANIR